Below is a window of Paremcibacter congregatus DNA.
ATCGACGCCGACAACAGTCTGGATTTTGTTATCAACCTGCTGGTCACCAAGGATACTCATGATTTGTTGCGGGGATTTGTGATCTGTCGTGGTGACGAATATCTTGGCATTGGGACGGCGTTGTCTTTGTTGCAGGCCCAGAATGAACGGGCGGCGGGCCGGGCCGAGGAATTGTTGCGGGCGAAAAATGCCGCAGAAGAAGCCAACCGCAGCAAGTCTGAATTCCTCGCCAATATGAACCATGAACTGCGCACGCCGCTCAATGCGATTATCGGGTTTTCTGAAATCATGCAGCAGGGACTTTATGGCCAGATCGCCCAACATCAATATAAAGAATATATTGATATCGTGAACAAGAGCGGGCTGCACCTTCTGGGCACCATCAACAGCATTCTCGAAATGTCAAAGATTGAGGCCGGGATGCTGGAAATCAGTGAAAATGATTTTGGGCTTTATGATGTTTTTGAGGATGCCGGGCATATGGTGCGCATGCTGGCCAGGAAGAAAAATATCGAGATCATCTGTGGTTGTGAAGAAGTTCTGACCGATTTTTACGGCGATGAAGGCGTTTTGCGGCAGGTGATGCTCAATCTTCTGTCTAACGCCATCAAATTTTCCCCGCCTGATACGGTTATCAGTTTAAGCGCCCGCCGCCAGCCAACGGGGGATGTCTGTGTGGCCGTAACGGATCAGGGAATCGGCATCGCCGAAGACGATATTGAGAAAATTCTGACCCCATTTTATCAGGTGGATAGTTCCTATGCCCGGACCGAAGAAGGCACGGGGCTGGGTCTGAGCATCGTGCAGAAATATCTAGAACTGCATCAGGCGAGCCTGACCATCACCAGCGCCGTCGGGCAAGGGACCACGGTTTCCTTTACTTTGCCGGCCGCCCGTTTCAGGGATGTTCCCGTTCTCGGGCGGCAAAGAAGCAGCTGCGCCTGAAGGCGCGCGGTCAGAGCTTGTCCGCCACCTGGCGTGCGATGGCGATATAGGCCGCGGTATGCGGGCTGTCCGGCTGATGGGTAACGATGGGTGTGCCCTGATCAGACGTGCTGCGGATGTCCATATGCAGGGGGATCGCCCCGAGAAAATCCATGCCAAGTTCTTGCGCTGTGTCGCGGGCGCCGCCGTGCCCAAAGATATCGGCCCGCTCGCCGCAACTCGGGCATAGGAAATAGCTCATATTCTCCACCAGGCCGAAGACCGGGACATTGGTTTTCTGGAACATGTCTAGGCCCTTGCGGGCGTCAATCAGGGCGATGTCCTGAGGGGTGGAAACCACAACTGCGCCATTGACCGCCACATTCTGGGCCAGCGTCAGTTGCACATCCCCGGTGCCCGGCGGCAGATCAAGCACCAGCACATCCAGTTCCCCGTCCACATCCCACTTGGTGTCGGCGATCATTTGCTTGACGGCGCCCATCACCATCGGGCCGCGCCAGATTGTCGCGGTATTCTGTTTCATCAGATAGCCGAG
It encodes the following:
- a CDS encoding sensor histidine kinase, encoding MSEEYVEHIVVNVPEVQPQTPCHDVMKYFEADEELLVVAVLEDRVPVGLVYRVDFIQTLAARFGYSLYEKRPVRDLMTEVPLIIDADNSLDFVINLLVTKDTHDLLRGFVICRGDEYLGIGTALSLLQAQNERAAGRAEELLRAKNAAEEANRSKSEFLANMNHELRTPLNAIIGFSEIMQQGLYGQIAQHQYKEYIDIVNKSGLHLLGTINSILEMSKIEAGMLEISENDFGLYDVFEDAGHMVRMLARKKNIEIICGCEEVLTDFYGDEGVLRQVMLNLLSNAIKFSPPDTVISLSARRQPTGDVCVAVTDQGIGIAEDDIEKILTPFYQVDSSYARTEEGTGLGLSIVQKYLELHQASLTITSAVGQGTTVSFTLPAARFRDVPVLGRQRSSCA